The following coding sequences lie in one Pan paniscus chromosome X, NHGRI_mPanPan1-v2.0_pri, whole genome shotgun sequence genomic window:
- the LOC117977655 gene encoding ferritin light chain-like, protein MSTQSRQKYTSGMEAAIDRLINMHLQASYTYLSLSFYFEGDEMAFKGMGHFFHKLAEEKCEGAKLLLMQNQRSSCGLFQNEQKLLGDEWSGSLATMEAALALEKNLNQAFLDLHALGSANTDPNLCDFLEKHFLDREVKLIKKMGNYLTNLCRLASRQAGLVEYLFRRLKDDWELPEPSNL, encoded by the coding sequence ATGAGCACCCAGAGCCGCCAAAAGTATACCTCTGGCATGGAGGCCGCTATTGACCGCCTGATCAACATGCATCTGCAGGCCTCCTACACCTACCTCTCTCTGAGCTTCTATTTCGAAGGCGATGAAATGGCTTTCAAGGGCATGGGCCACTTCTTTCACAAGCTGGCTGAAGAGAAATGCGAGGGTGCCAAGCTTCTTTTGATGCAGAACCAGCGCAGCAGCTGCGGCCTCTTCCAAAATGAGCAGAAGCTGCTCGGAGATGAGTGGAGTggcagcctggccaccatggaaGCCGCCCTGGCCTTGGAGAAGAACCTGAACCAGGCCTTTTTGGATCTGCATGCCCTAGGTTCTGCCAACACAGATCCCAATCTCTGTGATTTTCTGGAAAAGCACTTCCTAGACCGAGAGGTGAAACTCATCAAGAAGATGGGCAACTACTTGACCAACCTCTGCAGGCTGGCCAGCCGCCAGGCCGGGCTGGTGGAGTATCTCTTCAGAAGGCTCAAGGACGACTGGGAGCTTCCAGAGCCCAGCAACCTTTGA